The Coregonus clupeaformis isolate EN_2021a chromosome 13, ASM2061545v1, whole genome shotgun sequence genome includes a region encoding these proteins:
- the LOC121579905 gene encoding dehydrogenase/reductase SDR family member 13 isoform X1: MGKHIRTGLVRIFDGDQSEAGNRWDSSRFKGNAAMAGKTVILTGGNTGIGKATALELARRGARVIMACRNQEKAELAISDIKRETGSTDVVYMQLDLGSLQAVRSFTETFLKTEARLDLLINNAGLVADGRTADGFGIEFGVNHLGHFLLTCLLLDRLKEGTGGRVVTLGSMAYRWGNIDFDALITNKHLGTGRYSWQFFHAYCNSKLCNVLFNHELAKRLKGTNVTCYSVHPGVVKTELSRNCSLWQRFIIEPIARLLFLDPESGAQTTLHCALQEGIEPLSGRYFFCCAPQEVVPKGKDDAVAKKLWEVSERLSGLF; this comes from the exons ATGGGGAAACACATCAGGACCGGTTTGGTCAGAATATTTGACGGTGATCAATCGGAAGCGGGGAACCGGTGGGACAG CTCCAGATTTAAAGGAAATGCAGCGATGGCAGGGAAGACTGTAATACTAACAG GTGGCAACACTGGCATTGGGAAAGCCACTGCTCTGGAGCTTGCCAGGAGGGGTGCAAGAGTAATCATGGCATGCCGCAACCAAGAGAAAGCTGAACTTGCTATAAGTGATATAAAAAGG GAGACAGGCAGCACTGATGTGGTGTACATGCAGTTGGACCTGGGGAGCCTTCAGGCAGTGCGTTCTTTCACTGAGACCTTCCTGAAGACCGAGGCTAGACTGGATCTGCTCATTAATAATGCCG GTCTTGTGGCGGATGGGCGCACTGCTGATGGCTTTGGTATTGAGTTTGGGGTCAACCACCTTGGCCACTTCCTGCTGACCTGTCTGTTGCTGGACCGCCTGAAGGAGGGCACTGGGGGCCGTGTAGTCACACTGGGATCCATGGCCTATCGCTGGGGCAACATCGACTTTGATGCCCTTATCACTAATAAACACCTGGGCACTGGGAGGTACAGCTGGCAGTTCTTTCACGCGTACTGCAACAGCAAACTGTGCAATGTTCTCTTCAACCACGAGCTGGCCAAGAGACTGAAGGGTACCAATGTCACTTGCTACAGTGTTCACCCAG GAGTAGTGAAAACAGAGCTATCCCGAAACTGCAGCCTGTGGCAGAGATTCATCATCGAGCCAATAGCTAGACTGTTGTTCCTGGATCCAGAATCCGGTGCCCAGACCACTCTCCACTGTGCCCTCCAGGAGGGTATCGAGCCTCTGAGTGGACGCTACTTCTTCTGCTGTGCACCGCAGGAAGTGGTTCCCAAAGGCAAAGACGACGCTGTGGCCAAGAAGTTGTGGGAAGTTAGTGAACGGCTGAGCGGTCTGTTTTAG
- the LOC121579907 gene encoding PHD finger protein 12-like isoform X1, translating into MWDKMETPTIVYDLDTSGGLMQQIQALLAPPKSEDGEKRSRKPDKNARRAGRATNHDTCDSCREGGDLLCCDHCPAAFHLQCCNPPLSKEMLPPGDWMCHRCMVRRKKRELKKEQINGLLERQLSKQSPSPAAELELAPGTLRLDPTAAVGGTTGLRAAAVAQVRLLERRPSSRPNTPTSTASTDTATPSEQNDMDDDMLDVEDDSQGSEHESSTPHLKRPFDLLIAAAMERNPTQFQLPNELTCTTALPGTSKKRRRDEMTGKNVKRPQHELDHNGLVPLPVKVCYPCGRSCRLAPLIQCDYCPLLFHMDCLNPPLTAMPVGKWMCPNHLEHMVQRSLTLSSRCQLFDQFQDRMSQHAVKVDFLQRVHRLNTPVRRGAHTQLKKTLKVPDSIKSQYKCPPAMIAPAGIRNGELVCNSSPESLQQHLTPSQHLTSEDEQQEWLRDVITLQCSIVRHLSAKQKLSSDWDSDKTDKADIKPCVTAEEGSAVCTSNRTESPASKPKADSAAVCPQGLPALKEGKCSMCTEKPCHNCGPSNVNGPLEQLAWTNGSPEVCRQDNLHKLREPSGPDRPVPQTPAASSPELPNHTGEAVVKTENTLLRPCPGTASSSISPFKPDPRGPSPPHRPSPGTEGPALTSSSSTVGTCALTPPRAPYQIKGMTKLGSTPPADGKVSLDAVTTRSGSLLPSSFSMGDLSSCLKAMADCHGEIQMSSLDEKFIELLAWQRIHQLFGPKAYPPPQSSCISLPPVPQPQPTEAQNKDIQARAVFCPLTGKGGAVSMCYRSLYIGTGADMDVCLTNYGHCNYVSGKHACIFYDENTKQYELLNYSEHGTTVDNVLYSCDFSEKTGPSPSSSLVSKVQNIIKRCKRRKQEDEGVGEPMVLEERVMCQCQVNPSRPCCDCKASSSSLIGGSGAGWEGTALLHHGSFVKLGCMQFVFSITEFACKQPRKETLNTPTTTAATPQSQEGTEPSDKHTSTSQLYQVPVLHPNPVP; encoded by the exons ATGTGGGATAAAATGGAGACCCCAACGATTGTCTACGATCTTGACACTTCTGGTGGTCTTATGCAG CAAATCCAAGCATTGCTCGCACCTCCCAAGTCTGAAGATGGAGAAAAAAGAAGTCGGAAACCAGATAAAAACGCACGGAGAGCAGGGAGAGCCACGAATCACGACACCTGTGACAGTTGCAGAGAGGGAGGCGACCTCCTCTGTTGTGATCATTGTCCCGCCGCCTTTCATCTACAGTGCTG CAACCCACCCCTGAGTAAGGAGATGCTGCCCCCTGGAGACTGGATGTGTCATCGCTGCATGGTGCGCAGGAAG AAGCGGGAGCTAAAGAAGGAGCAGATTAATGGTCTGCTGGAGCGCCAGTTGTCTAAGCAGTCTCCCTCCCCTGCAGCAGAGTTAGAGCTGGCCCCAGGCACCCTGAGGCTGGACCCCACAGCAGCAGTAGGAGGCACCACAGGCTTGAGGGCTGCAGCTGTGGCCCAGGTCCGTCTCCTGGAGAGGAGGCCCAGCAGCAGACCcaacacccccacctccaccgCCTCCACAGACACCGCCACGCCCTCGGAGCAGAATGACATGGATGATGACATGCTAGACGTGGAGGACGATTCCCAGGGCTCGGAGCACGAGAGCTCCACCCCACACCTCAAGAGGCCCTTTGATCTTCTGATCGCTGCTGCCATGGAGAGGAACCCCACACAGTTCCAGCTCCCTAATGAGCTCACCTGCACAACTGCACTTCCAGGAACCAGTAAAAAAAGAAGGAGAGATGAGATGACAGGAAAGAATGTGAAGCGACCGCAGCATGAGCTGGACCACAATGGGCTGGTCCCACTACCAGTGAAGGTCTGCTATCCCTGTGGCAG GAGCTGCAGGTTGGCACCATTAATCCAGTGTGACTATTGCCCCCTCCTTTTCCACATGGACTGTCTGAACCCCCCTCTTACTGCCATGCCTGTGGGCAAGTGGATGTGTCCCAATCACTTAGAACACATGGTG CAGAGGAGCCTGACGTTGAGCAGTCGCTGCCAGCTGTTTGACCAGTTTCAGGACAGGATGTCCCAGCATGCCGTCAAGGTGGACTTCCTGCAGCGGGTGCATCGTCTCAACACCCCCGTCCGCCGAGGAGCCCACACACAACTGAAGAAAACCCTCAAG GTCCCTGATTCTATAAAGTCCCAGTACAAGTGTCCCCCGGCCATGATTGCCCCGGCAGGGATCCGCAACGGGGAGCTGGTCTGTAACAGCAGTCCAGAATCCCTTCAGCAGCACCTTACACCCTCTCAGCATTTAACCAGCGAGGATGAGCAACAGGAG TGGCTCAGAGATGTCATCACACTCCAGTGCAGCATAGTGAGACATCTGTCAGCCAAGCAGAAGCTGTCGTCCGATTGGGACTCTGATAAAACGGACAAGGCCGACATCAAACCCTGTGTCACAGCAGAAGAGGGCAGTGCTGTGTGCACTTCTAACAGGACAGAGTCGCCAGCCTCCAAGCCTAAAGCTGACAGTGCAGCAGTTTGCCCCCAGGGGCTGCCTGCACTCAAGGAAGGGAAGTGTAGCATGTGTACAGAGAAGCCTTGTCACAACTGTGGGCCCAGTAATGTTAACGGTCCCCTGGAGCAGCTGGCTTGGACCAATGGGAGTCCAGAGGTCTGCAGACAGGACAACCTCCACAAGCTGAGAGAGCCCTCAGGTCCTGATAGGCCCGTTCCTCAGACACCAGCAGCCTCCAGCCCGGAGTTACCCAACCACACTGGTGAAGCTGTGGTCAAGACTGAGAACACCCTGTTAAGACCCTGTCCAGGGACGGCCTCCTCATCCATCAGTCCCTTCAAACCAGACCCCAGAGGCCCCTCTCCACCTCACAGACCCTCCCCAGGCACAGAGGGCCCTGCTCTAACCAGTAGCAGCAGCACTGTGGGGACCTGTGCCCTCACCCCACCCAGAGCACCATACCAGATCAAGGGGATGACCAAGCTGGGCTCCACCCCACCAGCAGATGGAAAAGTCAGTCTTGATGCTGTGACCACCAGGAGTGGTTCTCTGCTCCCCAGCTctttctctatgggagacctgtCCAGCTGTCTGAAGGCTATGGCAGACTGCCATGGTG AGATTCAGATGAGTAGTCTGGATGAGAAGTTTATTGAACTCCTGGCATGGCAGAGGATCCATCAGCTCTTTGGGCCTAAAGCTTATCCCCCTCCACAGAGCAGCTGTATCAGCCTACCTCCTGTGCCACAACCCCAGCCTACAGAAG CACAAAACAAGGATATCCAGGCCAGGGCTGTGTTTTGTCCTTTGACTGGGAAAGGAGGAGCTGTCAGTATGTGCTACAGAAGCCTGTACATAGGAACTG GTGCTGACATGGACGTGTGCCTTACAAACTATGGTCATTGTAATTATGTTTCAGGAAAACATGCCTGCATCTTCTATGATGAG AACACCAAGCAGTATGAGCTGCTCAACTACAGTGAACACGGGACCACGGTGGACAATGTGCTGTACTCCTGTGACTTCTCTGAGAAGACTGGCCCCAGCCCCTCCAGCAGCCTGGTCTCCAAAGTGCAGAATATTATCA AGCGCTGCAAGAGGAGGAAGCAGGAAGATGAAGGGGTGGGGGAGCCCATGGTGCTAGAGGAGAGGGTGATGTGCCAGTGTCAGGTGAATCCTTCTAGACCCTGCTGCGACTGCAAGGCCAGCAGCTCCAGTCTGATCGGGGGCAGTGGGGCAGGCTGGGAGGGCACTGCCCTGCTCCACCACGGCAGCTTCGTCAAGCTGGGCTGCATGCAGTTTGTCTTCAGTATTACAGAGTTTGCCTGCAAGCAGCCTAGAAAGGAAACCCTTAACACCCCAACCACCACCGCTGCCACCCCCCAGAGCCAGGAGGGAACAGAACCCTCTGACAAGCACACGTCCACCTCCCAGCTCTACCAAGTGCCAGTGCTgcaccctaaccctgtcccctaG
- the LOC121579905 gene encoding dehydrogenase/reductase SDR family member 13 isoform X2 — MLPLLVAGGVVVALYVLLVKTIFKSSRFKGNAAMAGKTVILTGGNTGIGKATALELARRGARVIMACRNQEKAELAISDIKRETGSTDVVYMQLDLGSLQAVRSFTETFLKTEARLDLLINNAGLVADGRTADGFGIEFGVNHLGHFLLTCLLLDRLKEGTGGRVVTLGSMAYRWGNIDFDALITNKHLGTGRYSWQFFHAYCNSKLCNVLFNHELAKRLKGTNVTCYSVHPGVVKTELSRNCSLWQRFIIEPIARLLFLDPESGAQTTLHCALQEGIEPLSGRYFFCCAPQEVVPKGKDDAVAKKLWEVSERLSGLF, encoded by the exons ATGTTACCTTTACTAGTTGCAGGTGGTGTTGTAGTTGCACTGTATGTTCTCCTTGTTAAAACTATTTTCAAAAGCTCCAGATTTAAAGGAAATGCAGCGATGGCAGGGAAGACTGTAATACTAACAG GTGGCAACACTGGCATTGGGAAAGCCACTGCTCTGGAGCTTGCCAGGAGGGGTGCAAGAGTAATCATGGCATGCCGCAACCAAGAGAAAGCTGAACTTGCTATAAGTGATATAAAAAGG GAGACAGGCAGCACTGATGTGGTGTACATGCAGTTGGACCTGGGGAGCCTTCAGGCAGTGCGTTCTTTCACTGAGACCTTCCTGAAGACCGAGGCTAGACTGGATCTGCTCATTAATAATGCCG GTCTTGTGGCGGATGGGCGCACTGCTGATGGCTTTGGTATTGAGTTTGGGGTCAACCACCTTGGCCACTTCCTGCTGACCTGTCTGTTGCTGGACCGCCTGAAGGAGGGCACTGGGGGCCGTGTAGTCACACTGGGATCCATGGCCTATCGCTGGGGCAACATCGACTTTGATGCCCTTATCACTAATAAACACCTGGGCACTGGGAGGTACAGCTGGCAGTTCTTTCACGCGTACTGCAACAGCAAACTGTGCAATGTTCTCTTCAACCACGAGCTGGCCAAGAGACTGAAGGGTACCAATGTCACTTGCTACAGTGTTCACCCAG GAGTAGTGAAAACAGAGCTATCCCGAAACTGCAGCCTGTGGCAGAGATTCATCATCGAGCCAATAGCTAGACTGTTGTTCCTGGATCCAGAATCCGGTGCCCAGACCACTCTCCACTGTGCCCTCCAGGAGGGTATCGAGCCTCTGAGTGGACGCTACTTCTTCTGCTGTGCACCGCAGGAAGTGGTTCCCAAAGGCAAAGACGACGCTGTGGCCAAGAAGTTGTGGGAAGTTAGTGAACGGCTGAGCGGTCTGTTTTAG
- the LOC121579907 gene encoding PHD finger protein 12-like isoform X2: protein MWDKMETPTIVYDLDTSGGLMQQIQALLAPPKSEDGEKRSRKPDKNARRAGRATNHDTCDSCREGGDLLCCDHCPAAFHLQCCNPPLSKEMLPPGDWMCHRCMVRRKKRELKKEQINGLLERQLSKQSPSPAAELELAPGTLRLDPTAAVGGTTGLRAAAVAQVRLLERRPSSRPNTPTSTASTDTATPSEQNDMDDDMLDVEDDSQGSEHESSTPHLKRPFDLLIAAAMERNPTQFQLPNELTCTTALPGTSKKRRRDEMTGKNVKRPQHELDHNGLVPLPVKVCYPCGRSCRLAPLIQCDYCPLLFHMDCLNPPLTAMPVGKWMCPNHLEHMVLKQRSLTLSSRCQLFDQFQDRMSQHAVKVDFLQRVHRLNTPVRRGAHTQLKKTLKVPDSIKSQYKCPPAMIAPAGIRNGELVCNSSPESLQQHLTPSQHLTSEDEQQEWLRDVITLQCSIVRHLSAKQKLSSDWDSDKTDKADIKPCVTAEEGSAVCTSNRTESPASKPKADSAAVCPQGLPALKEGKCSMCTEKPCHNCGPSNVNGPLEQLAWTNGSPEVCRQDNLHKLREPSGPDRPVPQTPAASSPELPNHTGEAVVKTENTLLRPCPGTASSSISPFKPDPRGPSPPHRPSPGTEGPALTSSSSTVGTCALTPPRAPYQIKGMTKLGSTPPADGKVSLDAVTTRSGSLLPSSFSMGDLSSCLKAMADCHGEIQMSSLDEKFIELLAWQRIHQLFGPKAYPPPQSSCISLPPVPQPQPTEAQNKDIQARAVFCPLTGKGGAVSMCYRSLYIGTGADMDVCLTNYGHCNYVSGKHACIFYDENTKQYELLNYSEHGTTVDNVLYSCDFSEKTGPSPSSSLVSKVQNIIKRCKRRKQEDEGVGEPMVLEERVMCQCQVNPSRPCCDCKASSSSLIGGSGAGWEGTALLHHGSFVKLGCMQFVFSITEFACKQPRKETLNTPTTTAATPQSQEGTEPSDKHTSTSQLYQVPVLHPNPVP, encoded by the exons ATGTGGGATAAAATGGAGACCCCAACGATTGTCTACGATCTTGACACTTCTGGTGGTCTTATGCAG CAAATCCAAGCATTGCTCGCACCTCCCAAGTCTGAAGATGGAGAAAAAAGAAGTCGGAAACCAGATAAAAACGCACGGAGAGCAGGGAGAGCCACGAATCACGACACCTGTGACAGTTGCAGAGAGGGAGGCGACCTCCTCTGTTGTGATCATTGTCCCGCCGCCTTTCATCTACAGTGCTG CAACCCACCCCTGAGTAAGGAGATGCTGCCCCCTGGAGACTGGATGTGTCATCGCTGCATGGTGCGCAGGAAG AAGCGGGAGCTAAAGAAGGAGCAGATTAATGGTCTGCTGGAGCGCCAGTTGTCTAAGCAGTCTCCCTCCCCTGCAGCAGAGTTAGAGCTGGCCCCAGGCACCCTGAGGCTGGACCCCACAGCAGCAGTAGGAGGCACCACAGGCTTGAGGGCTGCAGCTGTGGCCCAGGTCCGTCTCCTGGAGAGGAGGCCCAGCAGCAGACCcaacacccccacctccaccgCCTCCACAGACACCGCCACGCCCTCGGAGCAGAATGACATGGATGATGACATGCTAGACGTGGAGGACGATTCCCAGGGCTCGGAGCACGAGAGCTCCACCCCACACCTCAAGAGGCCCTTTGATCTTCTGATCGCTGCTGCCATGGAGAGGAACCCCACACAGTTCCAGCTCCCTAATGAGCTCACCTGCACAACTGCACTTCCAGGAACCAGTAAAAAAAGAAGGAGAGATGAGATGACAGGAAAGAATGTGAAGCGACCGCAGCATGAGCTGGACCACAATGGGCTGGTCCCACTACCAGTGAAGGTCTGCTATCCCTGTGGCAG GAGCTGCAGGTTGGCACCATTAATCCAGTGTGACTATTGCCCCCTCCTTTTCCACATGGACTGTCTGAACCCCCCTCTTACTGCCATGCCTGTGGGCAAGTGGATGTGTCCCAATCACTTAGAACACATGGTG CTGAAGCAGAGGAGCCTGACGTTGAGCAGTCGCTGCCAGCTGTTTGACCAGTTTCAGGACAGGATGTCCCAGCATGCCGTCAAGGTGGACTTCCTGCAGCGGGTGCATCGTCTCAACACCCCCGTCCGCCGAGGAGCCCACACACAACTGAAGAAAACCCTCAAG GTCCCTGATTCTATAAAGTCCCAGTACAAGTGTCCCCCGGCCATGATTGCCCCGGCAGGGATCCGCAACGGGGAGCTGGTCTGTAACAGCAGTCCAGAATCCCTTCAGCAGCACCTTACACCCTCTCAGCATTTAACCAGCGAGGATGAGCAACAGGAG TGGCTCAGAGATGTCATCACACTCCAGTGCAGCATAGTGAGACATCTGTCAGCCAAGCAGAAGCTGTCGTCCGATTGGGACTCTGATAAAACGGACAAGGCCGACATCAAACCCTGTGTCACAGCAGAAGAGGGCAGTGCTGTGTGCACTTCTAACAGGACAGAGTCGCCAGCCTCCAAGCCTAAAGCTGACAGTGCAGCAGTTTGCCCCCAGGGGCTGCCTGCACTCAAGGAAGGGAAGTGTAGCATGTGTACAGAGAAGCCTTGTCACAACTGTGGGCCCAGTAATGTTAACGGTCCCCTGGAGCAGCTGGCTTGGACCAATGGGAGTCCAGAGGTCTGCAGACAGGACAACCTCCACAAGCTGAGAGAGCCCTCAGGTCCTGATAGGCCCGTTCCTCAGACACCAGCAGCCTCCAGCCCGGAGTTACCCAACCACACTGGTGAAGCTGTGGTCAAGACTGAGAACACCCTGTTAAGACCCTGTCCAGGGACGGCCTCCTCATCCATCAGTCCCTTCAAACCAGACCCCAGAGGCCCCTCTCCACCTCACAGACCCTCCCCAGGCACAGAGGGCCCTGCTCTAACCAGTAGCAGCAGCACTGTGGGGACCTGTGCCCTCACCCCACCCAGAGCACCATACCAGATCAAGGGGATGACCAAGCTGGGCTCCACCCCACCAGCAGATGGAAAAGTCAGTCTTGATGCTGTGACCACCAGGAGTGGTTCTCTGCTCCCCAGCTctttctctatgggagacctgtCCAGCTGTCTGAAGGCTATGGCAGACTGCCATGGTG AGATTCAGATGAGTAGTCTGGATGAGAAGTTTATTGAACTCCTGGCATGGCAGAGGATCCATCAGCTCTTTGGGCCTAAAGCTTATCCCCCTCCACAGAGCAGCTGTATCAGCCTACCTCCTGTGCCACAACCCCAGCCTACAGAAG CACAAAACAAGGATATCCAGGCCAGGGCTGTGTTTTGTCCTTTGACTGGGAAAGGAGGAGCTGTCAGTATGTGCTACAGAAGCCTGTACATAGGAACTG GTGCTGACATGGACGTGTGCCTTACAAACTATGGTCATTGTAATTATGTTTCAGGAAAACATGCCTGCATCTTCTATGATGAG AACACCAAGCAGTATGAGCTGCTCAACTACAGTGAACACGGGACCACGGTGGACAATGTGCTGTACTCCTGTGACTTCTCTGAGAAGACTGGCCCCAGCCCCTCCAGCAGCCTGGTCTCCAAAGTGCAGAATATTATCA AGCGCTGCAAGAGGAGGAAGCAGGAAGATGAAGGGGTGGGGGAGCCCATGGTGCTAGAGGAGAGGGTGATGTGCCAGTGTCAGGTGAATCCTTCTAGACCCTGCTGCGACTGCAAGGCCAGCAGCTCCAGTCTGATCGGGGGCAGTGGGGCAGGCTGGGAGGGCACTGCCCTGCTCCACCACGGCAGCTTCGTCAAGCTGGGCTGCATGCAGTTTGTCTTCAGTATTACAGAGTTTGCCTGCAAGCAGCCTAGAAAGGAAACCCTTAACACCCCAACCACCACCGCTGCCACCCCCCAGAGCCAGGAGGGAACAGAACCCTCTGACAAGCACACGTCCACCTCCCAGCTCTACCAAGTGCCAGTGCTgcaccctaaccctgtcccctaG